GCGCAGGGTGATGCCTTCACGCCCGAGCAGGCCGACAGTGGCCGAGGCCGCCACCACGTTGTGAATGGCGATCATGTTGCCCGCCGCCGCACCGACCGACTGCACCGCCACCATCATCGCTCCGGATACACCGATCAGCTCGGCAGCGTTGAGCTGGAACTGCGACAGCATCAGGTTGGACACGGTGTTGGAGCCGGCGATAAAGGCACCCAGGGCACCGACGGCTGGGGCAAAGAACGGATACACGCTGCCAACGCTGTCGGCCACCAGTTGCGCCATGGCCACCGGCATGGACGCCAGATCACTGCCATTGACCCCCGAGTTGATCAGGATACGCACCATGGGAATGGTGAAGATCAGCACGAAACCGGCACCGAGCAGGGTCTTGCTCGATTCGCTCACGGCCGCCTTTAGTTCGGAGAAGCGCATGCGGTGCAGGAAGAAGGTCACCATCACCACCATGCACAGGATGCCGCCCGGCAGGTACAGCGGTTCGATGGTGCCGGATATGCCGGTCTCACCGAGGATGTCCTTCCAGCCGAAGCTCAAACCGAGCATTGCCGCTTTCACTTCGGGGAAGGAGCGCGACACCACCAGGAAGATTGCCAGCAGCAGATAAGGTGCCCAGGCCATGGGTACCGAGATCGGCGCCTTGCCGGCGACTTCGTCGAGCTTCATCTCGATCTTGCCCATCCACTCGGACGGCCAGTCCTTGGCGTCGGCGAAGTCCCAGGTGTCCTTCGGCAGCAGGAAACCGGCCTTGGAGGCCGGCACCACGATGGCCAGACCGACCAGGGCGCCGATCATCGAGGGGAATTCCGGGCCGAGGAACACACCGGCGGCCATGTACGGCAGGGAGAAGGCGAAAGCGGTAAAGATGGCGAACGGCGCGATGGCCAGGCCTTCCTTCCAGCTCTGATTCTTGCCGAAGAAGCGCGTCATGATCATCACCATGATCAGCGGCATCAGCAGGCCGATCAGGCCGTGGGTAATGGCTACCCGCGAATAGATCAGGTGGAAGAAGGTCTCCCAGCTACTGCCGTTGGCCACCAGTTGTGCGCTGATGCCGGTCTTGTCCAGGCCGGCGCCGACGCCGACCAGAATCGGCGTACCCACCGCACCGAACGAAACCGGGGTGGATTGCACCAGCATGCCCAGCACCACCGCAGCCAGTGCCGGGAAGCCCAGCGCCACCAGCAGCGGCGCGGCCACCGCAGCCGGAGTACCGAAACCGGAAGCGCCCTCGATGAAGCAGCCGAACAGCCAGGCGACGATCAGCGCCTGCACGCGACGGTCAGGGCTGATATTGGAGAAGCCCCGGCGAATCGCCGCGATGCCGCCGGAGTGCTTGAGCGTGTTGAGCAGCAGGATCGCGCCGAAGATGATCCACAGGATCGCGGCGGTAAGGATCAGCCCCTGCAGGCTGGAGGCGATGACCCGGTTGAGGGACATGTCCCAGGCCAACAGGCCGATCAGGGCCGTGAGGACGAACACCAGCGGCATCGCGTACTTGGCCGGCCAGCGAAAACCGATCAGCAGTACCCCCGCCAGTATCAGTGGCACGAAGGCCAGGATGGACAGCAGCGTTTGACTCATGGGTTGGTTCCTTCTTTTTCTTGTGAACCACAGTTTTCCGGGACGACCCGGCGCCACGCATCTGGAAAAGCCGGGCACCACGGCACCGACCTTTCCGCGAGCCGCGACGACAGGGGTTAGCCATCGCCGTGCTCATGCTCGAAAGCCCCGACGGTCATTAACCGTCAGGGCTTGGTACTGCTCCGTGGAGGCCTCAAGAGCCATCCACGGTTGTTAACCCGCTTGTGTAGGAGCCCCGCCCCGGGGCGAAGCTTTTCTCCCGCTTCGCGGCGGGGCGCCGCTCCTACAGGGTCGCTGAGATGCTCAGACCTCCTCTTTGAAACGCAAACGCCAGGCATGCAGCAGCGGTTCGGTGTAGCCGGACGGCTGCTCGCGGCCCTTGAACACCAGGTCACTGGCGGCGCGGAGGGCGTGGGATTGCTCGAAGTTCGCTGCCATCGGCCGGTAGGCCGGATCGCCGGCGTTCTGCCCGTCGACCACCTGCGCCATGCGCTGCAGCGTCTCGCGTACCTGGGCCTCGCTGACCACGCCGTGGTGCAGCCAGTTGGCGATATGCTGAGCGGAGATGCGCAGGGTGGCGCGGTCTTCCATCAGGCCGACGTTGTGGATATCCGGCACCTTGGAACAGCCGACGCCCTGCTCGACCCAGCGCACCACGTAGCCGAGGATGCCCTGACAGTTGTTATCCAGCTCCTGCTGGATATCGCTGGCGCTCCACGGCCGTTCGGCGCTGACCGGCACGCTGAGCAGGTCATTGAGCAGGCTGTCGCGCTGGCTGGCCAGGTCGATCAGCTCCAGCTCGCTCTGCACCGCCTGTACGTCGATCTGGTGATAGTGCAGGGCGTGCAGCACGGCGGCGGTCGGCGACGGTACCCAGGCGGTGTTGGCGCCGGCTTTCGGGTGGCCGATCTTCTGTTCGAGCATGGCCGCCATCAGATCCGGCATGGCCCACATGCCCTTGCCGATCTGCGCCTTGCCACGCAGCCCGCAGGCCAGGCCGACCAGCACGTTGTTACGCTCGTAGGCCTGGATCCAGGCGCTGGATTTCATGTCGCCCTTGCGCAGCATGGCGCCGGCTTCCATGGCGGTGTGCATCTCGTCGCCGGTGCGGTCGAGGAAGCCGGTGTTGATGAAGGCCACGCGCGCGCTGGCCGCCGCGATGCAGGCCTTGAGGTTGACGCTGGTGCGCCGCTCCTCGTCCATGATGCCCATCTTCAGGGTGTTGGCCGGCATGCCCAGTAGTTGTTCGACGCGACCGAACAGCTCATTGGCGAAGGCCACTTCCAGCGGGCCGTGCATCTTCGGTTTGACGATATAGACGCTGCCGGTACGTGAGTTGCCGCGACGCTGCAGGTCATGCAGGGCGATCAGGCTGGTGACCACCGCATCGAGGATGCCCTCGGGAATCTCATGGCCTTCACCGTCGAGGATCGCCGGGTTGCTCATCAGGTGGCCGACGTTGCGCACGAACAGCAGTGAACGGCCATGCAGGGTCAGTTCGCTGCCATCGGCGGCGGTGTAGACGCGATCCGGGTTGAGGCGGCGGGTGATGCGCTTGCCGCCCTTGTCCAGTTCCTCGGTCAGGTCACCCTTCATCAGGCCCAGCCAGTTGCGGTAGACCACCACCTTGTCGGCGGCGTCGACGGCGGCCACCGAGTCCTCGCAGTCCATGATGGTGGACAGCGCCGCTTCCATCAGTACGTCCTTCACCCCTGCCTTATCGGTGCGGCCGATGGGGCTGCTGGCGTCGATCTGGATCTCGAAATGCAGGCCGTTGTTCTTCAGCAGCACGGCGCTCGGCGTGGCAGCCTCGCCCTGGAAACCGACGAACTTCTCCGGCTGTGCCAGGGACGTTTGCGCGCCACTGCTCAGGGTCACCTGCAACTGGCCGGCGACCACGGCATAGGCACTGGCATCGGCGTGCGAGCCCTGGGCCAGTGGTGCGGCCTGGTCGAGGAAGGCGCGGGCGAAGGCGATCACCTTGGCGCCGCGCACTTCGTTATAGCCCGGGCCCTTGCTGGCGCCGCCGTCTTCGCTGATCGCGTCGGTGCCATACAGGGCGTCGTACAGCGAGCCCCAACGGGCGTTGGCGGCATTCAGTGCGTAGCGGGCGTTCATCACCGGTACCACCAACTGCGGGCCGGCCTGGGTGGCGATTTCGCTGTCGACATTGGCGGTGGTCGCCTTGACCTGCTCCGGCTGCGGCAGCAGATAGCCAATGGAGCCGAGGAAGGCGCGGTAGGCATTCATGTCGCGGATCGGGCCGGGGTTGGCGCGATGCCAGGCATCCAGTTCGCTCTGCAGACGGTCGCGCTCGGCCAGCAGGGCACGGTTGCGTGGTGCCAGGTCGTGCACCAGCGCGTCAAAACCACTCCAGAAGGCTGCCGCCTCGATCCCGCTGCCGGGCAGCACGTCGTTTTCGATGAACTGCTTGAGCTCGGCGGCTACCTGCAGGCGCTGACATTGCACGCGTTCGGTCATTTCCCTGTTCTCCTGTCTGCATCCGCCCAATGGTGGAGCGGGTCAATCAATGTGTTGTAGGAGCCCCGCCCCGGGGCGAAGCTCTTAATGTTTTGTTCGCCGCGAGGCGCGGCTCCTACAGGTATCGCACCGCACGGCCCTCATCCGTCACTTCGTGACACCTTTTCCCGGAGGGAGAAGGGCAGCATTGGGCGGCTGCGTCGCATGTTTAAAGGGCTGCTATCCCGGCTTTGGCTACCTGCGCATCCTGTTCGGCCTTGACCCCGGACACGCCAACGGCACCGACCACCTGGCCATCCACCAGCACCGGTACGCCACCTTCCAATGAAGTCACCAGCGGTGCGCTGAGAAAGGCGCTGCGACCGCCATTGACCATGTCCTCGTAGCCCTTGGTTTCGCGGCGGCCGATGGCGGCGCTGCGCGCCTTCTCGGTGGCGATGTAGGCGCCGATGGGCGCGCAGCCGTCGAGGCGTTCCAGGGCCAGCGGATGACCGCCGTCATCGACCACGGCGATGGCCACGGCCCAGCCCTGTTGCTGCGCTTCGCTGCGGGCTGCCTGGAGGATCTGGGCGACTTCGTTCTGGCTGAGTACGGCTTTGTGTTGCATGGCATACCTCGTATTCGTAGCTTTTCTCCCCTCTCCCGCTTGCGGGAGAGGGGCCGGGGGAGAGGGTTCAGGCTTTCAGCCCATCGCTTCTTCGACGATCTCGATCCAGTGCCGCACCGGTATGCGCCCGGCGCCGTCCAGATGGGTCTGGCAGCCGATATTTGCGGTGACGATGGCGTCCGGTTTGCCGCTTTCCAAGGCATTGAGCTTGTTGTCGCGCAGTTGCCTGGACAGCTCCGGCTGGGTCAGCGAATAGGTGCCGGCCGAGCCGCAGCAGAGGTGGCCGTCCGGCACCGCCGTCAGGCCAAAGCCGAGGCGCGTCAGCACGCCTTCCACCGCGCCGCCGAGCTTCTGCGCATGCTGCAGGGTGCAGGGGCAATGGAAGGCCAGGCGCTGCTCGGCGCGTACCTGCAGTTGCTCCAGTGGCTCGCCCTGCAGCACCTCGACCAGATCCTTGGCCAGGGCGCTGACCCGTGCGGCCTTGGCCGCGTACGCCGGATCGCTGGCGAGCAGGTGACCGTAGTCCTTGACGAAGGCGCCACAGCCGCTGGCGGTCTGCACGATGGCCTCGGCGCCGGCTTCGATGGCCGGCCACCAGGCGTCGATGTTCTGCCGCGCGCGTTGCAGCCCCGCTTCCTGGGCGTTGAGGTGATAGTCGACGGCGCCGCAGCAGCCGGCTTCGTGGATCGGCGTGACGCTGATGCCCAGGCGATCGAGCACGCGTGCGGTGGCGGCATTGGTGTTGGGCGACAGCCCCGGCTGTACGCAGCCTTCGAGCATCAACACGCGGCGGCTGTGCTGCGTGGTCGGGCGTGGTTTGGCCGGGCGAATCTCGCGCGGCAGCTTGGCTTTGAGCGTGGCCGGCAGCAGCGGGCGCAGGGCCAGGCCGGCCTGGGTCAGCGCCTTGAACAGGCCCGGGCGTGGCACCACGGTGCGCAGGCCCTGGCGCAGCAGGCGTTGCTCGAGCGGACGTGGCACCGCCTGCTCGGCCACTTCGCGGCCAATGTCCAGCAGGTTGTGGTACTGCACGCCGGAGGGGCAGGTGGTTTCGCAGTTGCGGCAGGTCAGGCAGCGATCCAGATGCTGTTGGGTCTTGGCCGTGACCTCGTTGCCTTCGAGCATCTGCTTGATCAGGTAGATGCGCCCGCGCGGGCCGTCCAGCTCGTCACCGAGCAACTGATAGGTCGGGCAGGTGGCGTTGCAGAAGCCGCAATGCACGCAGGAGCGGAGGATGCGTTCGGCTTCCTCGGCGCGCGGCAGGCGCTTGGCCTGTTCACTCAAATTGGTCTGCACGTCTTATACCTCGGCGTACATGCGCCCAGGGTTGAAAATACCCTGGGGGTCGAGCTGGTTCTTCAACTGGCGCTGGTAGCGCAGCAGCGGTGCAGCCAGCGGCTGGAAGGGTTGTGCCTGGCCGGCCGCGAAGCAGGTGGCGTGACCGCCGAGCTTGGCCGTCACGCGCTGGATCAGCTCGCCGTCGGCGTCGGTCTTCAGCCAGCGCTGCGCGCCGCCCCAGTCGATCAGCTGGCGGCCGGGCACATCGAGAATTCCACTATTGGCCGGCAATGACAGGCGCCACAGCGTGCCGCTGGCGCTGAAGAAAGGCAGGCGCTGTTCGCGCAGTTGCTGCCAGTAGCCGTTGTCGATCTCCTCACCACCGAGGCGTTGGCGCGCGGCCTGAACCGAACCCTCGCCGCCTTCCAGGCGCAGGTGCAGCGCGGCACCATCATGACTGGCGGCACTGATCGGCAGCGGCTGCTGGCCCCATTCGGCGAGCTTGCTCAGGGCATGTAGGGCGTCCACTTCCAGACGCAGGCTGAGCACCTGGCGCGGCTTGGGCAGCACCTTGAGCGACACCTCGGCGAGCAGGCCGAGGCAGCCAAAGCTGCCGGCCATCAGCCGTGACAGGTCGTAGCCGGCGACGTTCTTCATCACCTCGCCGCCGAAACGCAGCAGCTTGCCCTGGCCGGTGATCACGCGGGTGCCGAGCACCTGGTCGCGCACCGAGCCGGCCCAGGGCCGGCGTGGGCCGGACAGCCCGGCAGCGACCATGCCGCCCAGGGTGGCGCCCTCGCCCAGGTGCGGCGGTTCGCACGGCAGCATCTGGTTGTTCGCCTCCAGCGCGGCCTCGATCTCGGCCAGCGGCGTGCCGGCGCGGGCACTGAGCACCAGTTCGGTGGGGTCATAGCTGACGATGCCGCGATGCTGGCGGGTATCCAGCACTTCACCCGTGGTGGCGCGACCCAGATGAGCCTTGCTGCCGCTGCCCTGGATGCGCAGCGGGGTGGCGCTGTTCAGCGCGTGGTTGACCTGTTCCAGCAGTGCGGCGCTGGCATCGAAATCATGCTGCATCAGAAGCGCTCCAGTTCCGGGAAGGGCAGTTGGCCGTGGTGCACGTGCATGGCGCCGAACTCGGCGCAGCGGTGCAGGGTGGGGATGTTCTTGCCCGGATTGAGCAGACCGCTGGGGTCGAACGCCGCCTTCACCGCGTGGAACAGGGTGATCTCGTCGCTGTTGAACTGTGCGCACATCTGGTTGATCTTCTCGCGGCCGACGCCGTGTTCGCCGGTGATGCTGCCGCCGACCTTGACGCAGAGTTCGAGGATCTTGCCGCCGATGGCTTCGGCGCGCTCCAGTTCGCCCGGCACGTTGGCATCGAAGAGGATCAGCGGGTGCATATTGCCGTCGCCGGCATGGAACACGTTGGCCACGCGCAGGCCGTATTCTTCGGACAGCTCGGCGATGCCGCGCAGCACGCCGGGCAGCTCGCGGCGGGGGATGGTGCCGTCCATGCAGTAATAGTCCGGCGAGATGCGCCCGACCGCCGGGAAGGCGTTCTTGCGCCCGGCCCAGAATTTCACCCGCTCAGCCTCGTCGCGAGCCAGGCGCACTTCGGTGGCGCCGGCCTGTTCCAGCACCTCGCGTACGCGCTCGCAATCGTCGGCGACGTCGGCCTCAACGCCGTCCAGCTCGCAGAGCAGGATGGCTTCGGCCTCCACCGGGTAGCCGGCCTGAATGAAGTCTTCGGCTGCGCGAATCGCCAGGTTGTCCATCATCTCCAGGCCGCCGGGGATGATGCCGGCGGCGATGATGTCACCCACGGCGCGGCCGGCCTTTTCCACCGAGTCGAAGGCCGCCAGCAGCACCTTGGCCACCTGCGGCTTGGGCAGCAGCTTGACCGTCACCTCGGTGACGATGCCGAGCATGCCCTCGGAGCCGGTGAACAGCGCCAGCAGGTCGAAACCCGGCGCGTCCAGCGCGTCGCTGCCGAGGGTCATGAACTCGCCTTCGACGGTGAGGATGTCCACCTTGAGCAGGTTGTGCACGGTCAGGCCGTACTTCAGGCAGTGCACGCCACCGGCGTTCTCGGCGACGTTACCGCCGATGGAACAGGCGATCTGCGAGGACGGGTCGGGGGCGTAATACAGGTCGAAGGGCGCGGCGGCCTGGGAGATCGCCAGGTTGCGCACACCGGGCTGGACGCGGGCGAAGCGCCCTTCGCGGTTTATCTCGAGAATCTGGTTGAAGCGCGCCATCACCAGCAGGATGCCCTTTTCCAGTGGCAGCGCGCCGCCGGACAGGCCGGTGCCGGCACCGCGCGCCACGACCGGCACGCCACGGGCGTGGCAGAGCTTGAGCAACTGCTGCACCTGCTCGATGCGCTCGGGCAGCACCACCAGCATGGGCGTGGTGCGATAGGCGGACAGGCCATCGCACTCGTAAGGCTTGAGGTCTTCCTGGGTGTGCAGGATGTCGAGGTCGGGCAGACGCTGGCGCAACTCGACCAGCAGGGCGGCCTTGTCGACCTCGGGTAGCGCGCCGTCGACGCGCTCGTCGTACAGAATGCTCATGGCAGGCTCAATCGTGAACGATGTTGTTATTGGCGGTCATGCTGCGACCTTGGCCTGCATGTTTAGGCCGTCTGTATTTTTCCGTCCATCTTTACTCATGCTGGTATGACCAGTTTCTTTCGCCAGCCTTTCACCGCGATCCAGATAAAAGACTTATGCTTTGTGGCCTGGACGCTGGCTTTGAACGCAAGTGGATCTGTCTGCGAAAACTGGTACGACCAGTTATGGGAGGGTTGAAATGAATGCGAATCAGGGCGCTGCACGACGCCAGGTGAGTGACGTGGTGGCCGAGCGCATCGAGCGGCTGATCGTCGATGGCGTACTCAAGGTGGGCCAGCCACTGCCGTCGGAACGGCGCCTGTGCGAAAAGCTGGGCATCTCCCGTTCGGCGCTGCGCGAAGGCCTCAAGGTGTTGCGCGGTCGCGGCATCATCGAGACGGCGCAGGGCCGCGACTCACGGGTGGCCAAGCTCAGCGGCGAGCGCGATGCCAGCCCGCTGATGCACCTGTTCAACTCGCAGCCGCGTACTCTGTACGACCTGCTGGAAGTGCGCGGCCTGCTCGAGGGGGAGTCGGCGCGCCTGGCGGCCCTGCGTGGCACCGAGGCGGATTTCGTGCTGTTGACCCGGCGTTACGAAGAGATGCTGGCGGCCCATACGCAGGAGCAGCCGGTGGACCCACGCGAGCATGCGCGCCTCGACCACGCCTTCCACCTGGCTATCTGCGAGGCCTCGCACAACCCGGTGCTGGTGCACACCCTGCAGTCGCTGACCGATCTGATGCTCAGCACCGTGTTCGCCTCGGTGAACAACCTCTATCACCGCCCGGCGCAGAAACGGCAGATCGACCGTCAGCATTCACGGCTGTATCACGCGGTAATCGAACGCCTGCCGGAACAGGCGCAGCGCGCGGCGCGCGACCATATCCACAGCATTCGCGACAATTTGCAGGAGATCGAGCAGGAAGAGCAGCGCCTGGTGCGCGCGACCATGCGCCTTGAAGGTTGGGCCTGATAGGGGCGTGCGCCGCCCTGAAACAGCAATACGGTATGCGACGAGCATGACTGTCCGCACAGAATGATGGCGTTTTAGCGGCTATTATTGCGCCCCTTGCGCAGTAGCCGGGTATTCATTCCTGCCGAAACTGCCCCTCCGCATTCCAATAAAAATCCCGCATTCAAGGGTTTACCCGTCACTGCAGGCGCCGGCCTGTGGTGCATTGCCTCGTCCTCGAATTTTGGAGTATCGACGTTTTGAAGAAGTATCTGTCTATCTTTCTGCTCGCCTGTAGCACGCTGGTAAGCATGCCCAGCCTGGCGCAGTTGAGCGATTCCGAAGCCATGAACATGGCCGGCCTGCAGCGTTCGCTGAGCCAGCGCATGGTCAAGAATTACCTGATGCTGGGGGCGGATGTGCGTGTCGATGCCGCTCAGCGTCAGTTGCAGGAAACCGTCGAGCGCTTCGACGCCAGCCAGAAGGCACTCAACGCCTACGCGCCCAACCCGGCTATCAAGGCTGCCCTGGCTCAGGTCGATGCCACCTGGGCCACCTATCGCCAGCAGATCGAGGCCAAGCCCGATCACGCCCAGGCGGCAGCCATTTTCAGCACCAGCGAAACCCTGTTGCAGCAGACTCAGACTGTCAGTGATGAGATGGCCAGGCATCTGGGCGAAATGGGCGCAGCGGTCAACCGCACGGGACAGACCCAGCGCATCGCCATGCTCTACATGCTCAAGTCGTGGAAAGTCCCGGCGCCGGACATTGATGCGAAGATGGACAAGGCCGTCAGCGACTTCGAGACCATCCTCGGCGAGCTGGAGGCGCGCGGTACGCCCAATGAGGAAATCGCCGCCGCACAACGCCGTGCTCGCGCTCACTGGGGTTTCACCCTCAAGGGCATCGACATGCACAACACCCAGTCCTCCGTGCCCACCGTGATCACCGTGAGCACCGATTCGCTGTTTCGCCAGCTCAACGAGCTGACGCGTCTATACGCTGGTTTGCAAGCGGACGAGTAAGGATTGCACCACCCTCCACCCGTCTTTGCGCTATAACGAAGCGCAAGGCGGGCAGAGGTGGTGGACATGAGCGCAGCAACTGATCAGGCGGTGTACAAGACTCTTCTGGAGTCGACCCGGGCGATCCCCTGGAAGATCGACTGGAAGACCATGACCTTCGCCTATATCGGCCCGCAGATCGAAACGCTGCTGGGCTGGTCGCAGGCCAGTTGGGTCAGTGCCGAAGACTGGGCGACGCGTATGCACCCGGACGACCGCGAGAAAGTGGTGCAATTCTGCATCGCGCAGTCGCAGAACGGTGTCGATCATGAGGCCGACTACCGTGCGCTGACCGCCGCTGGCGACTACGTGTGGATTCGCGACGTGGTGCATGTGGTGCGCGACGACAACGGTGAGGTGGATTCGCTGATCGGCTTCATGTTCGACATCAACGAGCGTAAGAAGACCGAGGAACAGTTGCTGACCCTGCAGAAGCAGCTCGAAGAGTACTCCTACAAGGACGGCCTCACCGGCGTCGCCAACCGGCGCATGTTCGACAGCGTGCTGGCTACCGAATGGGCCAATGCCCAGCGTACCCGCCAGCCGCTGTCGCTGATCCTGCTGGATATCGATCACTTCAAGCAGTTCAATGACCATTACGGCCACGTCCAGGGCGATGACTGCCTGAAAAGTGTCGGTCAGGCGCTGAGTCGCGCAGCCAGCCGGCCACGGGATTTCGTCGGCCGCTTCGGTGGCGAGGAGTTCGTGCTGGTACTGCCGGAGACCGACGAGGCCGCCGCCCGGCATATTGCCGAGCGTTGCCGCCAGCAGGTGCGTCAGCAGCGCATCGCTCACGCGCGCTCCGCCGTGTCGTCGCTGCTCACCATCAGCCTCGGCGTGGGCACCATCGTGCCGGGCGCCCACGACCGTTCGCAGGACTTCCTCAGCGCCGTCGACAAGCTGCTCTACCAGGCCAAGCAGCGAGGCCGTGACCGCCTGGAGGTGGCCAGAGCGCCTGCTCGCCCGGGTCTGGACGAAGCCGCAGATGTCCAGGCCTGAGCAATCGTTGACCCGTCTCGGCTGCTGATCGATAGCCCGAGGGCATGTGCCTGAGAGCCTCCGCGCCAGCAGAGCGCATGGCCGCGCAACCACAGCCACTGCATCAATACCGGGGCGCACACCGCGTCGTGATCGTTCAGGCCAGCGTCCGGCTACCGGTTTTTTGCACCATACCGCGCGCATCAAACACACATGGAATTTTCCCATAGCGTCCGTGGGCTTTTGCCCAATCCGCACCATGTCGCTTGGCCGATTTCCTGGTTCAGTCTGCAAGGCATTGCAACTTACTTTGCTTCAAGCGTACGTATCCGAGGACAAATAGATATGTTGTCACTTATCATACGTCCTACAACTGCGCAGGTGGTTGTGCATCCCGGCTTTGCCGCCGGGCCTCATTCATTGTCCCGATGGCGCCTTGCCCGCCATTTACTGACAGGAGAACGCCATGCTGAGTCTGACTGGCCACAATTACATCGGCGGTGAGCGCCGCGCTGCCGGCACCGTGGAGCACAAAAGCCTCGACGCCAGCAGCGGTGAAGCGCTGCCGTACACTTTCATCCAGGCCACGCCGGAAGAAGTCGACGCGGCCGCCCAGGCTGCCGCTGCCGCTTATCCGACCTACCGCAACCTGTCGGCGGTACGCCGTGCCGAGTTCCTCGAGGCGATTGCCGACGAAATCGACGCCCTCGGCGATGACTTCGTGGCTCTGGTCTGCCGCGAAACCGCACTGCCGGCGGCCCGTATCCAGGGCGAACGTGGTCGTACAAGTGGCCAGATGCGTCTGTTCGCCAAGGTGCTGCGTCGTGGTGACTTCTACGGTGCGCGCATCGACCGCGCCCTGCCGGATCGCCAGCCGCTACCGCGTCCGGATCTGCGTCAGTACCAGATCGGTGTTGGCCCGGTTGCCGTGTTCGGTGCCAGCAACTTCCCGCTGGCCTTCTCCACCGCGGGTGGCGATACCGCCTCTGCGCTGGCTGCCGGTTGCCCGGTGGTGTTCAAGGCGCACAGCGGCCACATGGCCACCGCTGAGTGCGTGGCCGACGCAGTGATTCGCGCCGCCGAGAAAACCGGCATGCCCAAGGGCGTGTTCAACATGATCTTCGGTGGCGGCGTCGGCGAGATCCTGGTCAAGCACCCGGCCATCCAGGCTGTCGGCTTCACCGGTTCGCTGAAAGGCGGCCGCGCCCTGTGCGACATGGCCGCTGCCCGTCCGCAGCCGATCCCGGTATTCGCCGAGATGTCCAGCGTCAACCCGGTGATCGTCCTGCCGGGCGCCCTGAAAGCGCGTGGTGCCACTGTCGCCAAGGAGCTGGCGGGCTCCGTGGTACTGGGCTGCGGTCAGTTCTGCACCAATCCTGGCCTGATCATCGGCATTCGCAGCGCCGAGTTCAGCGAGTTCGTCGCCGGCCTGGCCGATGCCATCGGCGCACAACCGGCACAGACCA
This region of Pseudomonas wenzhouensis genomic DNA includes:
- the glcC gene encoding transcriptional regulator GlcC, whose amino-acid sequence is MNANQGAARRQVSDVVAERIERLIVDGVLKVGQPLPSERRLCEKLGISRSALREGLKVLRGRGIIETAQGRDSRVAKLSGERDASPLMHLFNSQPRTLYDLLEVRGLLEGESARLAALRGTEADFVLLTRRYEEMLAAHTQEQPVDPREHARLDHAFHLAICEASHNPVLVHTLQSLTDLMLSTVFASVNNLYHRPAQKRQIDRQHSRLYHAVIERLPEQAQRAARDHIHSIRDNLQEIEQEEQRLVRATMRLEGWA
- a CDS encoding type IV pili methyl-accepting chemotaxis transducer N-terminal domain-containing protein; translated protein: MKKYLSIFLLACSTLVSMPSLAQLSDSEAMNMAGLQRSLSQRMVKNYLMLGADVRVDAAQRQLQETVERFDASQKALNAYAPNPAIKAALAQVDATWATYRQQIEAKPDHAQAAAIFSTSETLLQQTQTVSDEMARHLGEMGAAVNRTGQTQRIAMLYMLKSWKVPAPDIDAKMDKAVSDFETILGELEARGTPNEEIAAAQRRARAHWGFTLKGIDMHNTQSSVPTVITVSTDSLFRQLNELTRLYAGLQADE
- a CDS encoding GGDEF domain-containing protein, with product MSAATDQAVYKTLLESTRAIPWKIDWKTMTFAYIGPQIETLLGWSQASWVSAEDWATRMHPDDREKVVQFCIAQSQNGVDHEADYRALTAAGDYVWIRDVVHVVRDDNGEVDSLIGFMFDINERKKTEEQLLTLQKQLEEYSYKDGLTGVANRRMFDSVLATEWANAQRTRQPLSLILLDIDHFKQFNDHYGHVQGDDCLKSVGQALSRAASRPRDFVGRFGGEEFVLVLPETDEAAARHIAERCRQQVRQQRIAHARSAVSSLLTISLGVGTIVPGAHDRSQDFLSAVDKLLYQAKQRGRDRLEVARAPARPGLDEAADVQA
- a CDS encoding aldehyde dehydrogenase (NADP(+)), producing the protein MLSLTGHNYIGGERRAAGTVEHKSLDASSGEALPYTFIQATPEEVDAAAQAAAAAYPTYRNLSAVRRAEFLEAIADEIDALGDDFVALVCRETALPAARIQGERGRTSGQMRLFAKVLRRGDFYGARIDRALPDRQPLPRPDLRQYQIGVGPVAVFGASNFPLAFSTAGGDTASALAAGCPVVFKAHSGHMATAECVADAVIRAAEKTGMPKGVFNMIFGGGVGEILVKHPAIQAVGFTGSLKGGRALCDMAAARPQPIPVFAEMSSVNPVIVLPGALKARGATVAKELAGSVVLGCGQFCTNPGLIIGIRSAEFSEFVAGLADAIGAQPAQTMLNAGTLRSYANGVAQLKGHAKVSHLAGNEQAGNQAQPQLFKADVSMLLEGDHLLQEEVFGPTTIVVEVADSTELTRALQSMHGQLTATLIAERDDLSAFRDLLPLLEVKAGRVLLNGYPTGVEVCDSMVHGGPYPATSDARGTSVGTLAIHRFLRPVCYQNYPDEVLPEALQNANPLGIQRLVDGVHTRDALS